A section of the Spirosoma pollinicola genome encodes:
- a CDS encoding TonB-dependent receptor codes for MNRNVLLILFSLWSTAALAQSGTVRGTVKDGKTKESLIGCTVRIDGTQLGSTTDIEGNFSLANVPAGIHKVVISYVSYKTKEIPGVRVESGNTTAIETELDEEGTALQEVVVRASKATNTEIAVITEIKQLKPIAVGISAQQIQKSQDRDAAAAIRRVPGVSIVDNRFVLIRGLAARYNSVLINDVITPSTEVDTRSFSFDLVPSNIIDRMIVYKSGSAELPGDFAGGIVKIYTKRRPDQNFMDAGLTLGYRGNTTFQTVQSQTRSGLNALGLWDASQQLPASFPGKASEFNALNPLQRAAYAKLLPNTWGLKDMTLSPDIRFALNMGRRFDVGNVRVSNLTSINYSMTNQFSNIDLKLYDNGTIANAVTQQYNDANYARQTRLGILHNWSARFSPGFTLEWKTLFNQLSTTETVVRSGAQVAEGYDVRSYSERFENRSILTTQLAGEHSISPLTKISWVGSFGYTGRWEPDWKRARYLRATGSTGADGQPAPFLIATPNDPTPTEVGRFNSKLHEYVISAIANGEHTFGNPTDREPNKIRFGVYAEQKNRDYAARFYGYQAIGGASAAKQRDIATAFAPENVTGSDGSFSLLDGTRDRDAYKGLNTYLAGYVSGDVYFGPKANLTLGFRGEYNDQGIKSNINGVETRLVTNRIFSPLPSLNFTYKLSDRTNLRFAYSSSVNRPEFRELAPFNYYDFNLLADIQGNTTLTTAKIQNLDAKWEFYPSPNELISVTGFYKHFTNPIESYLLFQGNGLAYTFTNAQSAQNYGIELEFRKGFQNSASAFLQNLSVVGNVSLIKSLVNVGDIVTAPDLSGTIQQYDIRGIADTKRALAGQSPYLINAGVYYAAPNSGWQWNVLYNVFGQRIFTVGNSQNPTVYEMPRQVIDLNLTKQFNKKIELRLGIQDLLNQYVRFAQDFNRDGKIGSDVTSQTAGADQMLRKFKRGSYYTVSAIYTFGRRTVIP; via the coding sequence ATGAACCGCAACGTATTACTTATCCTCTTCTCCCTATGGTCTACTGCCGCCCTTGCGCAGTCCGGCACAGTTCGGGGAACCGTCAAAGACGGCAAAACAAAAGAATCTCTTATTGGCTGTACCGTACGTATAGATGGTACCCAACTTGGCAGCACAACCGACATTGAGGGTAATTTTAGCCTGGCTAATGTTCCGGCTGGTATCCATAAAGTAGTTATCTCTTACGTCTCTTATAAAACGAAAGAAATTCCCGGCGTTCGGGTGGAGTCGGGCAATACGACGGCTATCGAAACCGAACTGGACGAAGAAGGAACTGCCCTTCAAGAAGTAGTTGTTCGGGCCAGCAAGGCGACCAACACCGAAATCGCCGTTATCACCGAAATCAAGCAACTCAAGCCTATCGCTGTCGGTATTTCGGCCCAACAGATTCAGAAATCTCAGGATCGCGATGCCGCAGCCGCCATTCGCCGGGTGCCAGGCGTTAGTATCGTCGACAATCGGTTTGTACTGATTCGGGGACTGGCTGCCCGGTATAATTCGGTACTTATCAACGATGTTATTACGCCATCAACCGAAGTCGATACCCGTTCGTTTTCGTTCGATCTGGTTCCCAGTAATATCATTGATCGTATGATTGTCTACAAATCGGGTTCTGCCGAATTGCCGGGCGATTTTGCCGGTGGTATCGTTAAAATATACACGAAGCGTCGGCCCGACCAGAATTTCATGGATGCCGGTCTGACACTCGGCTACCGGGGCAACACAACCTTTCAAACGGTGCAGTCACAGACCCGTTCAGGACTGAATGCACTGGGACTTTGGGATGCCAGCCAGCAGCTTCCAGCCAGTTTTCCGGGCAAAGCGAGCGAGTTCAATGCGTTGAACCCATTACAGCGGGCTGCTTATGCTAAATTGCTGCCTAATACATGGGGTCTTAAAGATATGACGCTCTCGCCCGATATTCGGTTTGCCCTGAATATGGGCCGCCGGTTTGATGTGGGCAATGTGCGTGTCAGCAATCTAACGAGTATCAACTACTCGATGACAAACCAGTTCTCGAACATTGATCTTAAGTTATATGACAATGGCACAATTGCCAATGCCGTTACCCAGCAGTATAACGATGCTAACTACGCCCGCCAGACACGGCTGGGTATTCTGCACAACTGGTCGGCTCGTTTCTCGCCCGGCTTTACGCTGGAGTGGAAAACGCTGTTCAATCAATTAAGTACGACAGAAACGGTTGTTCGTTCGGGTGCACAGGTAGCTGAGGGCTACGACGTTCGGAGTTACTCGGAGCGTTTTGAAAACCGGAGTATCCTGACAACGCAACTGGCTGGTGAGCATTCCATCAGTCCGCTCACAAAAATCAGTTGGGTTGGTAGCTTTGGCTACACAGGCCGTTGGGAGCCAGATTGGAAACGGGCTCGTTACCTGCGGGCAACTGGCTCAACCGGAGCCGATGGCCAGCCAGCTCCTTTCCTGATTGCTACGCCAAATGACCCGACACCAACTGAAGTAGGGCGGTTCAATTCGAAATTGCACGAGTATGTAATCTCGGCCATTGCCAATGGTGAACACACCTTTGGCAACCCAACCGATCGTGAACCAAACAAAATCCGGTTTGGTGTGTATGCCGAACAGAAAAACCGTGATTATGCTGCCCGTTTCTATGGCTATCAGGCCATTGGCGGTGCATCGGCTGCAAAACAGAGAGACATTGCTACCGCGTTTGCACCAGAAAATGTGACTGGTTCTGACGGTAGCTTCTCCCTGCTGGACGGTACCCGCGACCGCGATGCGTATAAAGGTCTGAACACTTATCTGGCGGGTTATGTAAGTGGTGACGTCTATTTCGGACCGAAAGCTAACCTGACACTCGGTTTCCGGGGCGAATACAACGATCAGGGCATTAAGTCAAACATCAACGGCGTAGAGACCCGGCTTGTAACGAACCGGATTTTCAGTCCGTTGCCATCCCTCAACTTTACCTATAAACTGAGTGATCGTACAAACCTGCGTTTCGCCTATTCGTCGTCGGTTAACCGGCCTGAGTTCCGCGAGCTGGCTCCGTTCAACTATTACGACTTCAACCTACTGGCCGATATTCAGGGAAATACAACCTTAACAACGGCTAAGATTCAGAACCTGGATGCCAAATGGGAATTCTACCCAAGCCCTAACGAGTTGATTTCGGTAACGGGTTTCTACAAGCACTTTACCAATCCTATTGAGTCGTACCTGCTATTTCAGGGGAATGGATTAGCCTATACCTTCACCAATGCCCAGTCGGCGCAGAACTATGGAATTGAGCTGGAGTTCCGGAAGGGTTTCCAGAATTCGGCTAGTGCGTTTCTGCAAAACCTGTCGGTAGTGGGTAACGTCTCGCTCATCAAAAGCCTGGTTAACGTGGGTGATATTGTTACTGCCCCCGACTTGAGCGGTACCATTCAACAGTATGACATTCGCGGAATTGCCGATACGAAACGTGCGCTGGCCGGTCAATCGCCCTACCTGATCAATGCCGGTGTTTATTACGCAGCGCCTAACTCGGGCTGGCAGTGGAATGTACTGTACAACGTGTTTGGCCAGCGGATTTTCACGGTGGGCAACAGCCAGAACCCAACGGTCTACGAAATGCCACGCCAGGTGATTGACCTCAACCTCACCAAACAGTTTAACAAGAAAATCGAACTACGCCTGGGTATTCAGGACCTTTTGAATCAGTATGTTCGGTTCGCTCAGGATTTTAACCGGGATGGTAAAATCGGCAGTGATGTAACGTCACAAACAGCCGGTGCCGATCAGATGCTTCGTAAGTTCAAGCGGGGAAGCTACTATACCGTAAGTGCTATTTACACGTTTGGCCGCCGGACGGTTATCCCTTAA
- a CDS encoding IPT/TIG domain-containing protein codes for MQFSQLGRRASLLVVLVLGLFVAVMSCKNEDTPAPVLSITSFSPSSAPVGSTVVITGTAFSATPASNTVTFGGVPATVTGASTSSLTVVVPTGAGTPIAVTSGGATVTSTTAFQLGNKPIVEVTGDISADTKWTAGTIYYLRGFVQVKAPATLTIEAGTIIKGGGKEVDPAGKQQGATLIILPGAKINAVGTATSPIVFTSVKAAGSRNYGDWGGVVIFGKAPVNQPSATGFEGGLPGTVGTYSDVNDNSGALQYVRIEFGGIALLAGSEINGLSLYGVGAGTTLDHIQVSYSGDDSYEWFGGTVNAKNLIAFRGWDDDWDTDWGWSGKVQYGVSLRDPDVADQSASNGFESDNFNPGLPATGTNAGLPLTAGVFANMSNFAFSGTPSNAPSSKGSGAYQSAMHLRRNTSLSIFNSLMVGYPEGLRLDAPTGTTGTLDNATNGGLQLHGVVVANTTIPVRGAGAITDAQAQAFFNTAAYKNQIIPSTGVAALLLNAASFNLTAPNFLPQTGSPLLTGAIWDGKGADAFFTKETFIGAFGTTDWTKGWANWDPQNANYDK; via the coding sequence ATGCAATTTTCTCAATTAGGTCGTCGAGCTTCGCTGTTAGTAGTATTGGTGCTTGGCCTGTTTGTTGCGGTGATGTCCTGTAAAAATGAGGATACACCAGCTCCAGTTCTGAGCATCACAAGTTTCTCGCCGTCATCGGCTCCGGTCGGGTCAACCGTCGTTATTACGGGTACCGCCTTCAGTGCAACACCCGCCAGCAACACAGTAACGTTTGGTGGTGTTCCGGCCACTGTAACAGGTGCATCGACAAGCTCATTGACCGTTGTTGTACCCACTGGTGCCGGTACGCCAATCGCTGTAACATCGGGTGGCGCTACCGTAACGAGTACTACGGCGTTTCAGCTTGGAAACAAGCCCATCGTTGAAGTAACCGGCGACATCTCTGCCGATACCAAATGGACCGCCGGTACCATTTATTACCTGCGTGGTTTTGTCCAGGTAAAAGCACCGGCTACGCTGACTATTGAAGCCGGTACGATTATAAAAGGGGGCGGTAAAGAAGTTGACCCGGCAGGCAAACAGCAGGGTGCTACCCTGATTATTCTGCCCGGTGCTAAAATCAATGCCGTTGGTACTGCCACTTCGCCTATCGTGTTTACTTCTGTTAAAGCCGCTGGCTCGCGTAATTACGGCGATTGGGGTGGTGTTGTAATTTTTGGTAAAGCGCCTGTTAATCAGCCAAGTGCAACGGGTTTTGAAGGTGGTCTGCCCGGTACGGTAGGTACCTACTCCGATGTGAATGATAACTCTGGTGCTTTACAATATGTACGTATCGAATTTGGCGGTATCGCTCTGCTGGCCGGTAGTGAAATAAATGGTCTGTCTCTATATGGTGTAGGCGCTGGTACTACCCTTGATCACATTCAGGTATCCTATAGTGGTGATGATTCGTACGAATGGTTTGGCGGTACTGTCAATGCCAAAAACCTGATCGCTTTCCGGGGTTGGGACGATGATTGGGATACCGACTGGGGCTGGTCCGGTAAAGTACAATATGGTGTATCACTCCGCGATCCAGACGTAGCTGACCAATCAGCGTCGAACGGGTTTGAGTCAGATAACTTTAACCCAGGTTTGCCTGCAACCGGAACCAACGCTGGTTTGCCCTTAACGGCTGGTGTGTTTGCTAACATGAGCAACTTCGCCTTTAGCGGCACACCGTCAAATGCGCCTTCGTCAAAAGGTAGTGGTGCCTATCAATCAGCCATGCACCTTCGCCGGAATACATCGCTTAGTATTTTCAACTCATTGATGGTTGGTTATCCTGAGGGTCTTCGATTAGATGCGCCAACGGGTACCACAGGAACGCTCGATAATGCCACAAATGGCGGCTTACAATTGCATGGCGTTGTAGTGGCTAATACTACCATTCCTGTAAGAGGTGCAGGCGCTATTACAGATGCACAGGCACAGGCATTCTTCAACACGGCTGCTTATAAAAATCAGATCATTCCAAGCACAGGTGTTGCTGCATTATTACTTAATGCAGCCAGTTTCAACCTGACTGCCCCTAACTTCCTGCCTCAAACGGGTTCACCCTTGCTGACAGGCGCTATCTGGGACGGTAAAGGTGCTGATGCTTTCTTCACGAAAGAAACGTTCATTGGCGCATTTGGCACAACCGACTGGACGAAAGGCTGGGCAAACTGGGATCCGCAGAACGCTAACTACGATAAATAG
- a CDS encoding RrF2 family transcriptional regulator, translating into MISKKAKYAIKALKVLTEEYGKGPVLISYISAKENIPKKFLEAILLELRNHGILQSQKGKGGGYLLRVDPGRVNLAQVLRVIDGPIAPTPCVSFNFYVKCDDCNDEVACALRPIMERVRDANLGVYENTTLLTFQNMGSLETKEIAIGTKGPELTEEPTSQMSA; encoded by the coding sequence ATGATCTCTAAAAAAGCTAAGTATGCCATCAAGGCCCTCAAGGTTTTGACTGAAGAGTATGGGAAAGGACCCGTACTGATTTCCTATATTTCGGCAAAGGAGAATATCCCGAAGAAATTTTTAGAGGCCATTTTGCTGGAACTTCGTAATCACGGAATCCTGCAAAGCCAAAAGGGAAAAGGGGGCGGCTATCTGTTACGGGTTGATCCGGGTCGGGTCAATTTGGCTCAGGTACTGCGGGTAATTGACGGACCTATTGCACCTACCCCGTGTGTGTCCTTTAACTTCTACGTCAAATGCGATGACTGCAATGACGAAGTGGCCTGCGCATTACGGCCAATTATGGAACGCGTTCGGGATGCAAATTTAGGGGTTTACGAAAATACGACCCTGCTAACATTCCAGAACATGGGTTCGCTTGAAACAAAAGAAATAGCCATCGGGACCAAAGGCCCCGAGTTGACTGAAGAGCCAACAAGCCAGATGTCAGCCTAG